In Actinomycetota bacterium, one DNA window encodes the following:
- a CDS encoding type II secretion system protein GspG — DYMANMPTTDAWDNAYSYSATDTGYTLTSNGADGTSGNDDDIQLSNGAFVTETTTGEEG; from the coding sequence GACTATATGGCTAACATGCCCACCACTGATGCTTGGGATAATGCTTATAGCTACAGTGCTACTGATACGGGTTACACTTTAACCAGCAATGGTGCAGATGGCACTAGCGGAAATGATGATGACATCCAACTGTCAAATGGTGCTTTTGTTACCGAAACAACTACTGGGGAAGAGGGTTAA